One Helicobacter cetorum MIT 00-7128 DNA window includes the following coding sequences:
- a CDS encoding SAM-dependent methyltransferase: MRSFGNYMQDWLYGKKGYYRKAIVGKKGDFYTSVSSSKFFGGTIAFYILKLLEQEKLSLPLKVIEIGAHYGECLLDVAKFLDTLGIEVVSKCEFISIEPLEELQQIQQSLFKDSFHFYATTLKDLHISKQDNVFVFSNELFDAFACEIIKDNQMLFVDEKHMGVWDKIDEPTSELLATLKIKEGHIPLDLHSFFKELFERLNKAHQWMFLSFDYGDEKPRKDMHLRAYKEHRVLDFQDILNNLSNLYQQSDLTYDVDFSLIRSIVESGGGHFSFYKTQAQALLDMGLMELLELFSQSVGYEKYLKEVAKVKPLISPGALGERFKAIEFVKKASEFQ; this comes from the coding sequence GTGCGCTCATTTGGAAATTATATGCAAGATTGGCTTTATGGTAAAAAGGGGTATTATAGAAAGGCAATCGTAGGAAAGAAAGGGGATTTTTATACTTCAGTATCTTCAAGCAAGTTTTTTGGTGGCACGATTGCTTTTTATATTTTAAAGCTTTTAGAGCAAGAAAAATTATCTTTACCCTTAAAAGTCATAGAAATTGGCGCTCATTATGGGGAATGCCTTTTAGATGTGGCAAAATTTTTGGATACTTTAGGTATTGAAGTGGTCTCAAAGTGTGAATTTATTAGCATTGAGCCTTTAGAAGAGTTGCAACAAATCCAGCAATCACTCTTTAAAGATTCGTTTCATTTTTATGCTACAACTCTAAAAGATTTGCATATTTCTAAGCAAGATAATGTATTTGTGTTTTCTAATGAGCTTTTTGATGCGTTTGCATGTGAGATTATTAAGGATAATCAAATGCTCTTTGTTGATGAAAAACATATGGGGGTGTGGGATAAGATTGATGAGCCAACAAGCGAGCTTTTAGCAACGCTTAAGATTAAAGAGGGGCATATTCCATTAGATTTGCATAGCTTTTTCAAAGAGCTGTTTGAAAGGTTGAATAAAGCGCATCAATGGATGTTTTTAAGCTTTGATTATGGCGATGAAAAGCCAAGAAAAGACATGCATTTAAGGGCGTATAAAGAGCATAGGGTATTAGACTTTCAAGATATTTTAAACAATCTTTCTAATTTGTATCAGCAAAGCGATTTAACTTATGATGTGGATTTTTCGCTAATACGCTCTATTGTAGAGAGTGGGGGAGGGCATTTTTCTTTTTATAAAACACAAGCTCAAGCATTATTAGATATGGGGCTTATGGAGCTATTAGAATTGTTTTCTCAAAGTGTAGGCTATGAAAAATATTTAAAAGAAGTGGCTAAAGTCAAGCCCTTGATTAGTCCGGGCGCTTTAGGAGAGCGCTTTAAGGCAATAGAATTTGTTAAAAAGGCTAGTGAATTTCAATAA
- a CDS encoding Fic family protein produces MNYKELLEFNDYAMDLTIRMAHHNSAMEGNSLTLGDTMSILLDRKTPIKSVSLDEVHEIENYRNFVPFILDILERDKAIDEHLICHFHSVLMRNILPDFGKFKSTYNEIIGAKKPTASPAMVQPRINELCLKIQNDLALNLSDEEKLKKIVEHHIEFEEIHPFTDGNGRTGRALMFYQTIKAHLTPFVIEVTTRSEYMNAMREQDTNALLGIIKHCQKIELEKIERYSIIFKERRQNLQNGNKANTTKPKPQIPL; encoded by the coding sequence ATGAATTACAAAGAACTACTAGAATTTAACGACTATGCTATGGATTTAACCATTAGAATGGCACACCACAACTCCGCTATGGAAGGCAATAGTCTGACTTTAGGCGATACGATGAGTATTTTGCTTGATAGAAAAACCCCCATTAAATCCGTAAGCTTAGATGAAGTGCATGAGATAGAAAATTATCGTAATTTTGTCCCCTTTATTTTAGACATTTTAGAAAGAGATAAAGCTATAGATGAGCATTTAATCTGTCATTTTCACTCTGTTTTAATGCGTAATATCTTACCTGATTTTGGAAAATTTAAAAGCACTTATAATGAAATCATCGGGGCTAAAAAGCCGACTGCAAGTCCAGCTATGGTGCAACCTAGAATTAATGAATTGTGTTTAAAAATACAAAATGATTTGGCATTAAATTTGAGTGATGAAGAGAAATTAAAAAAGATAGTAGAACACCATATAGAATTTGAAGAAATCCACCCTTTTACAGATGGTAATGGTAGGACAGGAAGAGCTTTAATGTTTTATCAAACTATCAAAGCACATTTAACGCCCTTTGTGATTGAAGTAACTACTAGAAGTGAATACATGAATGCTATGAGAGAGCAAGATACCAATGCCTTGCTTGGTATTATCAAGCATTGTCAAAAGATAGAATTAGAAAAGATTGAACGCTACAGCATTATTTTTAAAGAAAGACGCCAAAATTTGCAAAATGGCAATAAAGCCAATACTACCAAACCTAAACCCCAAATACCCTTATAA
- a CDS encoding outer membrane family protein — protein sequence MKKLKHFSFPLSFLCLVSSAQAFNMNLTGKISTYTKYGFNNQKYQPSKDIYPTGSYTSLLGEFNLSMNLLKGLRAEVGGMVATLPYDSTAKQGNNIPNGQPGSRTDPYASGMFWEYIGWYAGHSGLHVQKPRYWMFHNAYLSYNYKKDRFSFGVKGGRYEAEDYDWFTSFSQGVEGFVKYKDTKFRVMYSDARASASSDWFWYFGRYYTSGKALMIADLKYEKKGLKFNPYFYAIFERMFAPGFNLTYDTNPNFNDKGFRFVGTFVGLFPFFPITGRGNDIILFQQEPMGKNGQTYFLRTRFFYNKWQFGGSIYKNVGNANGDIGIYGDPLGYNIWTNSIYDAEINNIVGANATNGFLYVGSHYKSFTWKVLGRITNSPRADERSLALFLSYFSNRFKVRLDLKLEYYGNITKAGYCIGYCNMYVPADPNGPGTQPLKHNVYSDRSHIMFTATYGFRIY from the coding sequence TTGAAGAAATTAAAGCATTTTTCTTTTCCCCTATCCTTTCTTTGCCTAGTTTCTAGCGCTCAAGCTTTCAATATGAATCTTACGGGCAAGATAAGCACCTATACCAAGTATGGTTTCAATAATCAAAAATACCAACCCTCAAAAGATATTTATCCTACAGGTAGTTATACTTCTCTCTTAGGCGAATTTAACCTTAGCATGAATTTACTCAAAGGCTTAAGAGCAGAAGTTGGGGGTATGGTAGCTACTTTGCCTTATGACTCCACCGCTAAGCAAGGCAATAACATTCCTAACGGACAACCCGGCTCTCGCACTGACCCCTATGCCTCAGGAATGTTTTGGGAATATATTGGTTGGTATGCCGGTCATAGCGGTTTGCATGTGCAAAAGCCTCGTTATTGGATGTTTCATAATGCCTATTTAAGCTACAACTATAAAAAAGATAGATTTAGCTTTGGGGTCAAAGGGGGACGCTATGAGGCTGAAGACTATGATTGGTTCACTTCCTTTAGCCAAGGGGTTGAGGGCTTTGTTAAATACAAAGACACTAAATTTAGAGTGATGTATTCTGATGCTAGAGCCTCTGCATCAAGCGATTGGTTTTGGTATTTTGGGCGTTACTATACAAGTGGTAAAGCACTTATGATTGCTGATTTGAAATATGAAAAAAAAGGCTTGAAATTCAACCCCTATTTTTATGCTATCTTTGAGCGCATGTTTGCTCCGGGGTTTAATCTCACTTATGATACTAATCCTAACTTTAATGATAAGGGCTTTCGCTTTGTGGGGACTTTTGTGGGGCTTTTTCCCTTTTTCCCTATAACAGGGCGTGGGAATGATATTATCTTATTTCAGCAAGAACCTATGGGTAAAAACGGGCAAACTTATTTCTTACGCACACGCTTTTTTTATAATAAATGGCAATTTGGAGGCAGTATCTATAAGAATGTTGGCAACGCTAATGGCGATATTGGTATTTATGGAGACCCCTTAGGGTATAACATTTGGACTAATAGTATTTATGATGCTGAAATCAACAATATTGTTGGCGCAAATGCCACTAATGGCTTTTTATATGTTGGTTCTCATTATAAGAGCTTTACTTGGAAAGTTTTAGGGCGTATTACTAATAGTCCAAGGGCTGATGAAAGAAGTTTAGCGCTCTTTTTGAGCTATTTTTCAAACCGCTTTAAGGTTAGATTAGATTTGAAACTAGAATACTATGGCAATATTACTAAAGCGGGCTATTGTATAGGCTATTGCAACATGTATGTCCCAGCAGACCCTAATGGACCGGGCACTCAGCCCTTAAAACACAATGTCTATTCTGATAGAAGTCATATCATGTTTACTGCAACCTATGGCTTTAGAATCTACTAA
- a CDS encoding outer membrane family protein, with protein MPKKFKKRKIASALLKRFTLPLLFTTSSLGAITYEVHGDFLMFSKVGFNHAAVNPIKGIYPQDTFVNIAFKLEGSVHLGRGWSVNLGGALGGQPYASTKQDRWAKDFTPPSYWLDGSQAVDACNSVVGFNGSEADLTNPMSTCISAKALMAQSGGPGSIIDPRGFQYMYMGEWNGSYPNYYPGSAYLPGHSRRYSIYKANLTYDSERWHAVAGRFDVTEQEQIDWMYQMLTGFYGTFKVNDKLKLQLLSSWGRGIVDGQWFFANYREKPWGIHKAGIIYRPTKNLMIHPYLYLIPEVGTLPGIKIEHDTNPNFASRGIRFKTTFYAMYDYRWNNSSYGRYAPARYNTWDPFLDGGKWRGLQGPGGATLLLREHIDINNYFVVGAAYLNIGNPNMNLGTWGNPIAIDGIEQWVGSVYGLGFASIDNITAADAFTEYVKGGGNHGKFSWSVYERFTTSPRAIEYGIGTYLDYQFTKHIKAGLKLVWLEFRVRAGYNPGTGFLGPNGQPLNLNNGLFETGAFVQGPQNMGGIAKSITNDMSHLMTHFSYSF; from the coding sequence ATGCCAAAGAAATTTAAAAAACGAAAAATTGCAAGCGCTTTGTTAAAGCGCTTTACACTACCGCTCTTATTCACCACGAGTTCTCTCGGTGCTATTACTTATGAAGTGCATGGGGATTTTCTCATGTTCTCTAAAGTAGGTTTTAACCATGCAGCCGTTAACCCCATTAAAGGTATCTACCCCCAAGATACTTTTGTCAACATCGCTTTTAAATTAGAGGGTTCTGTGCATTTAGGCAGAGGATGGAGCGTGAATCTAGGTGGTGCTTTAGGCGGTCAGCCCTATGCAAGCACCAAGCAAGATAGATGGGCAAAGGATTTCACACCACCAAGTTATTGGCTTGATGGTTCACAAGCTGTTGATGCATGTAATAGTGTTGTTGGATTTAATGGCTCTGAAGCTGATTTGACTAACCCCATGAGCACTTGTATCTCAGCCAAAGCTTTAATGGCTCAAAGCGGTGGTCCGGGCTCTATCATTGACCCTCGTGGTTTCCAATACATGTATATGGGCGAGTGGAACGGCTCATATCCTAACTACTATCCGGGCAGTGCGTATCTACCCGGTCATTCACGACGCTATTCAATCTATAAGGCTAACTTAACCTATGATAGTGAGAGATGGCATGCTGTAGCAGGGCGCTTTGATGTAACCGAGCAAGAGCAAATTGACTGGATGTATCAAATGCTAACCGGTTTTTATGGAACTTTCAAAGTCAATGATAAATTAAAACTCCAATTACTCAGCTCTTGGGGTCGTGGTATTGTTGATGGTCAATGGTTCTTTGCGAACTATCGTGAAAAGCCTTGGGGTATCCATAAAGCCGGTATTATTTATCGCCCTACCAAAAATTTGATGATTCACCCCTATTTGTATCTTATCCCAGAAGTTGGCACTTTACCCGGTATCAAAATAGAGCATGACACTAACCCCAACTTTGCTAGTAGGGGTATTAGATTTAAAACCACTTTCTATGCAATGTATGACTATCGCTGGAACAACTCTAGCTATGGTCGTTACGCACCCGCTCGTTATAACACTTGGGATCCATTCCTAGATGGCGGTAAATGGAGAGGCTTACAAGGTCCCGGTGGTGCGACTCTCTTACTTAGAGAGCATATTGATATTAACAACTACTTTGTTGTAGGTGCTGCGTATCTTAACATTGGTAACCCCAACATGAACTTAGGAACATGGGGTAACCCCATCGCCATTGATGGTATCGAACAATGGGTTGGTAGTGTTTATGGGCTAGGATTTGCATCTATTGATAACATCACCGCTGCTGATGCATTCACTGAGTATGTCAAAGGTGGTGGTAATCATGGTAAGTTTAGTTGGAGTGTCTATGAGCGCTTTACAACTTCTCCAAGAGCTATTGAATATGGTATTGGAACTTATTTAGATTATCAGTTCACTAAACATATTAAAGCTGGTTTGAAACTCGTATGGTTAGAGTTTAGAGTTCGTGCAGGTTACAACCCCGGAACCGGTTTCCTTGGGCCAAACGGACAACCGCTCAACCTAAACAATGGTTTGTTTGAGACCGGTGCTTTTGTGCAAGGTCCACAAAACATGGGTGGTATTGCCAAGAGCATTACCAACGATATGAGCCACTTGATGACACACTTCTCTTATAGTTTCTAA
- a CDS encoding outer membrane family protein gives MISLKKTIALSFCLVNIANAFSYKVSGSMAEFSKVGFNNRPINTALGYYPTETFVGVTGFLNIKADLLPKNVYNHSFTAKLGVMGGGLAYDGTKTLIDQATGKPFGSMMWMYYGAWHGYYGAGGWGTNAANGINNAGVGGYQGNQWMSQHTHNILLNEAYIEYGYKKIFRFKAGRYAGNAYFMDGYTEGFEATLNLKNFTFWWFSSFGMSWTYDEWIYDYFAPIVTTNKKGKPVNLGIHSGSVTWHKKGLSINPFFYFSPNTYIAPGIQVTYVHNIPLSHRRHLSIYTTAMGFFPYYNPKDAHNIFYSSYAGTSAQMFLFKQKFTINGKYFGYGIYKTWGNANAYTPYTDPELIGFNFWTNTVYDWLSAANMNANAFTFHAKVGGHIRKLSWEILGRVTTSPRANEGAVNLDLAYNFSRFVTASLTLEWYRAWLHHGYQVGQSFSSVYNPAFKATSQDRSFLMTNLHFKF, from the coding sequence ATGATAAGTCTTAAAAAAACCATCGCCCTTTCTTTCTGTCTTGTGAATATTGCAAATGCTTTTAGCTATAAGGTTAGTGGCTCTATGGCAGAGTTCTCTAAAGTAGGCTTTAATAACCGCCCTATTAATACCGCACTAGGCTACTACCCTACTGAAACCTTTGTAGGGGTTACAGGATTTTTAAATATCAAAGCAGATTTACTCCCTAAAAATGTCTATAACCATTCTTTTACAGCCAAGCTAGGCGTTATGGGTGGTGGGCTTGCTTATGATGGCACTAAGACTTTAATAGACCAAGCCACAGGCAAGCCCTTTGGCTCTATGATGTGGATGTATTATGGTGCATGGCATGGATACTATGGAGCTGGTGGTTGGGGCACTAATGCGGCTAATGGCATTAATAATGCTGGTGTAGGAGGCTATCAAGGTAACCAATGGATGAGCCAACACACTCATAATATCTTGCTTAATGAGGCTTATATAGAATATGGCTATAAAAAAATCTTTCGTTTTAAAGCAGGCCGTTATGCAGGCAATGCGTATTTTATGGATGGCTATACTGAGGGTTTTGAGGCTACGCTCAATCTCAAAAATTTTACTTTTTGGTGGTTTAGCTCATTTGGCATGAGCTGGACTTATGATGAATGGATTTATGACTATTTTGCCCCCATTGTTACCACGAATAAAAAGGGCAAGCCGGTGAATTTAGGCATTCATTCAGGGAGTGTTACTTGGCATAAAAAGGGGCTTTCTATTAACCCCTTTTTCTACTTTTCGCCAAACACTTATATCGCTCCGGGCATTCAAGTTACTTATGTGCATAATATCCCCCTTAGTCATAGACGCCACCTTTCAATCTATACAACTGCTATGGGGTTTTTCCCCTATTACAACCCCAAAGACGCTCATAATATTTTCTATAGCTCTTATGCTGGCACAAGCGCACAAATGTTTTTATTCAAACAAAAGTTTACTATCAATGGCAAGTATTTTGGCTATGGCATTTATAAGACTTGGGGGAATGCTAACGCTTACACCCCCTATACTGACCCAGAACTCATTGGATTTAACTTTTGGACAAACACCGTTTATGATTGGCTTAGTGCAGCTAATATGAACGCTAATGCCTTTACTTTCCATGCCAAAGTAGGCGGGCATATTAGAAAGCTCTCATGGGAAATTCTAGGGCGTGTTACTACAAGTCCTAGAGCTAATGAGGGGGCTGTGAATTTAGACTTAGCTTATAATTTCAGTCGTTTTGTAACAGCGTCTTTAACTTTAGAATGGTATCGAGCATGGTTACATCATGGCTATCAAGTAGGACAATCTTTTAGCTCTGTCTATAACCCCGCCTTTAAAGCAACTTCTCAAGACAGAAGTTTTTTGATGACAAATCTACATTTTAAATTCTAA
- a CDS encoding outer membrane family protein, with product MTCIKRPLFLGCALFALNSLNAFDYEFSGRMENFSKIGFNNSIINSKKGIYPTESFVDVVGMAQVKLNLLPKHTTDHKLSFSLGGTVAGIVFDKTKNEIDQATGMPYGSIVYNFIGGYHGYFFNKFFDPAYACNKGLCRPDPNAGASHARPYVLDTAFLQYDYKDIFGFKLGRYEANIDFMSGSNQGWELYYQPFKTQNQSLKFWWWSSYGRGLAFNSWVYEFYATTPYLQSNGKYINYGWHGITATYNYKRLSAQFDYYFSPKTYNAPGFKLIYDTNTDFKYVGFRSQTMVMVMFPMYYSGWKNDKGQYSIWDGAQHGSQIGKNAVSLNIRQIFWWDKWTAILGIYNTFGNADAFLGSHTMPLGNNNSYVGDGVTESILAFDFWDNTAYDGLADAVTNANTFTIYGSIGGIIRRFAWHIAGRVSHANRNSQGHLGRANEYSLALNLSYAFTHSIFANLKLQYYGVQMNEGYQVGYFGLPQFNNPNGDYSANYQDRSNLMTNLTLKF from the coding sequence ATGACTTGCATTAAGCGTCCCCTTTTTCTTGGTTGCGCCCTTTTTGCGCTTAACTCCCTTAATGCCTTTGATTATGAGTTTAGTGGTCGTATGGAAAACTTCTCTAAAATTGGTTTTAATAACTCCATTATCAATTCTAAAAAAGGGATTTACCCTACTGAAAGCTTTGTAGATGTAGTGGGCATGGCGCAAGTTAAGCTCAATTTGCTCCCCAAACACACCACAGACCATAAATTATCCTTTTCTCTAGGTGGCACGGTCGCTGGCATTGTCTTTGATAAGACTAAGAATGAGATTGACCAAGCTACAGGAATGCCTTATGGCTCTATTGTGTATAACTTCATTGGGGGTTATCATGGGTATTTTTTCAACAAATTCTTTGACCCTGCCTATGCGTGTAACAAAGGCTTATGCAGACCAGACCCTAATGCTGGAGCCTCCCATGCGAGACCTTATGTATTAGATACCGCATTCTTGCAATATGACTACAAAGATATTTTTGGCTTTAAGCTAGGGCGCTATGAGGCTAACATTGATTTTATGAGTGGTAGCAACCAAGGTTGGGAGCTCTACTACCAGCCTTTCAAAACGCAAAATCAAAGCTTGAAATTCTGGTGGTGGAGCTCTTATGGAAGGGGTCTAGCGTTCAACTCTTGGGTTTATGAATTTTATGCTACAACGCCTTATTTACAATCTAATGGCAAATACATCAACTACGGCTGGCATGGTATTACAGCCACTTACAACTATAAAAGATTGAGCGCACAATTTGACTATTATTTTTCGCCAAAGACTTATAACGCACCGGGCTTTAAACTCATCTATGATACCAATACAGATTTTAAATATGTAGGCTTTCGCTCTCAAACCATGGTAATGGTTATGTTTCCTATGTATTATTCAGGGTGGAAGAATGATAAGGGGCAATATAGCATTTGGGATGGCGCTCAGCATGGCTCTCAAATTGGTAAAAACGCCGTCTCGCTTAATATCCGCCAAATCTTTTGGTGGGATAAATGGACGGCAATTCTTGGTATTTACAATACTTTTGGCAATGCTGATGCTTTCTTAGGAAGTCATACCATGCCCTTAGGAAATAACAACTCTTATGTAGGCGATGGCGTAACTGAAAGTATCTTAGCCTTTGACTTTTGGGATAACACCGCTTATGATGGCTTAGCTGATGCAGTAACCAATGCAAACACTTTCACAATCTATGGCTCTATAGGAGGGATTATCCGCCGTTTTGCATGGCATATTGCAGGGCGTGTTAGCCATGCGAATAGAAACTCTCAAGGGCATCTAGGAAGAGCAAATGAATATTCACTCGCTCTCAATCTCAGTTATGCTTTCACTCATTCTATCTTTGCCAATCTCAAACTCCAATATTATGGCGTGCAAATGAATGAGGGCTACCAAGTAGGCTACTTTGGCTTACCACAATTTAACAATCCTAATGGAGACTACTCAGCTAATTATCAAGATAGAAGTAATTTAATGACAAACCTTACTCTAAAATTCTAA
- a CDS encoding peptidase U32 family protein: MNQKAELLSPAGNLKKLKIALNYGADAVYGGVSHFSLRNRASKEFTLDSFKEGIDYAHALNKKVYATINGFPFNAQLKLLEEHISKMAELNPDAFIIATPGVVRLAQKIAPNIPIHLSTQANVLNVLDAQVFYDMGVKRIVCARELSLNDAIEIKKALPNLELEIFVHGSMCFAFSGRCLISALQNGRVPNRGSCANDCRFDYEYYVRNPDNGVMMRLVEEEGVGTHIFNAKDLNLSSHIAEILNSNAISALKIEGRTKSDYYAGQTARIYRLAIDDFYNNINRPNLYTSELNTLKNRGFTDGYLMRRPFERLDTQNHQTAISEGDYQVNGEITEDGHFFACKFTTTTNIAYEIIAPKNATITPIVNEIGKIYEFEKRYYLVLYKILLENDTELETIHSGNINLVRLPAPLPAFSFLRTKLEESVS, from the coding sequence TTGAATCAAAAAGCTGAACTACTCTCTCCAGCGGGTAATTTAAAGAAACTTAAAATCGCTTTGAATTATGGTGCTGACGCAGTCTATGGAGGGGTAAGCCATTTTTCCTTACGCAATCGTGCGAGCAAAGAATTTACTTTAGATTCGTTTAAAGAGGGGATTGATTACGCTCATGCTCTCAATAAAAAAGTCTATGCCACAATTAATGGCTTTCCCTTTAATGCCCAACTTAAACTTTTAGAAGAGCATATTTCTAAAATGGCAGAGCTTAACCCTGATGCTTTTATCATCGCTACTCCGGGTGTTGTAAGATTAGCTCAAAAAATCGCTCCAAACATTCCTATCCATTTATCTACCCAAGCAAATGTCCTAAATGTGCTTGATGCGCAAGTGTTTTATGATATGGGAGTCAAGCGCATCGTGTGTGCGAGAGAACTAAGCCTAAATGATGCCATTGAGATTAAAAAAGCCTTACCGAATTTAGAATTAGAAATCTTTGTGCATGGGAGCATGTGCTTTGCCTTTTCGGGGCGTTGCTTAATCTCAGCCTTACAAAATGGGCGTGTGCCAAATCGTGGCAGTTGTGCGAATGACTGCAGATTTGATTATGAATACTATGTGAGAAACCCCGATAATGGCGTGATGATGAGACTTGTTGAAGAGGAGGGTGTAGGCACACATATATTTAACGCTAAGGATTTAAACCTATCAAGCCATATCGCTGAAATTTTAAATTCAAACGCTATTAGTGCGCTTAAAATTGAGGGGCGCACCAAATCTGATTACTACGCCGGACAGACCGCACGCATTTATCGCTTGGCTATTGATGATTTTTATAACAATATCAATCGCCCCAATCTCTACACAAGCGAGCTTAACACACTCAAAAATAGAGGCTTTACTGATGGCTATTTAATGCGAAGACCCTTTGAGAGATTAGACACACAAAACCACCAAACAGCTATTAGCGAGGGAGATTACCAAGTCAATGGCGAAATCACTGAAGATGGGCATTTTTTTGCATGCAAATTCACCACGACTACTAACATTGCCTATGAAATCATCGCCCCAAAAAACGCCACTATCACACCCATAGTCAATGAAATCGGTAAGATTTATGAATTTGAAAAGCGCTATTACTTAGTGTTATATAAAATCCTTTTAGAAAACGATACCGAATTAGAGACTATTCATAGTGGGAATATCAATTTAGTGCGCTTGCCCGCCCCCTTACCTGCTTTTAGCTTTTTACGCACCAAATTAGAAGAAAGCGTTTCATAA
- the cheZ gene encoding protein phosphatase CheZ produces MTQEELDALMNGGDLESLDNLEETANDSHKDSQEDEENSKDSEKMTVKKEDAEKYGKISPNEWPPPPPTEEHKIVHQLDDVTRDSEAKATQIFDQLDLIGASADKIVKMVKKIQEPLKKHQEIFENLHANFPSIETFKNALEEQQTMLDSLKMIKEEAEGCSDGSMQAMDIMQFQDIHRQKIERVVNVMRALSQYMNSLFEGKIDDSKRVSSATYIAGDEKEDLASADDIEALIASFGAK; encoded by the coding sequence ATGACACAAGAAGAATTAGATGCCTTGATGAATGGTGGCGATTTAGAAAGCCTAGATAATTTAGAAGAAACCGCCAATGATTCTCACAAAGATTCACAAGAAGATGAAGAAAACTCTAAAGATAGTGAAAAAATGACCGTCAAAAAAGAAGATGCTGAAAAATATGGCAAGATTAGCCCTAATGAGTGGCCTCCCCCTCCCCCTACTGAAGAGCATAAAATCGTGCATCAACTAGATGATGTTACAAGAGATTCTGAGGCTAAAGCGACACAGATTTTTGACCAGCTAGATTTAATTGGTGCGAGTGCGGATAAAATCGTTAAAATGGTGAAAAAAATCCAAGAACCCCTAAAAAAACACCAAGAGATTTTTGAAAACTTACATGCTAATTTTCCTAGTATTGAAACTTTCAAAAACGCCTTAGAAGAGCAACAAACAATGCTTGACTCACTCAAAATGATTAAAGAAGAGGCTGAGGGGTGCTCTGATGGCTCTATGCAAGCTATGGATATTATGCAGTTTCAAGACATTCATCGCCAAAAGATTGAAAGGGTTGTTAATGTTATGAGAGCGCTTAGTCAGTATATGAACTCTTTATTTGAGGGTAAGATTGATGATTCTAAGCGTGTGAGCTCCGCCACTTATATCGCTGGCGATGAAAAAGAAGATTTAGCAAGCGCTGATGATATTGAGGCACTAATTGCTTCTTTTGGGGCTAAGTAA
- the prfB gene encoding peptide chain release factor 2: protein MDNYTYSELLKSLQNKCDNIAQIIKPDEIKQVLERIEKEQEDPNFWQDTLKARDTNKEKVRLTRLLETYQKTQNALDESLELFELAQNDNDEATLSLLYEEAHSLEHSVQKVEIEVMLSGENDNSNAIITIQPGAGGTESQDWASILYRMYLRWAERRGFKSEILDYQDGEEAGIKGVAFIIKGENAYGYLKNESGVHRLVRISPFDANAKRHTSFASVQISPELDDDIDIEIDEKDVRYDYYRASGAGGQHVNKTESAVRITHFPTGIVVQCQNDRSQHKNKASALKMLKSKLYELELEKQQNSAKNEEKSEIGWGHQIRSYVLAPYQQVKDARSNGAYSNVDAILDGDIDEILEGVLIAKA, encoded by the coding sequence ATGGATAACTACACCTATAGTGAATTATTAAAAAGCTTACAAAATAAATGCGACAATATCGCTCAAATCATCAAACCTGATGAGATTAAACAAGTTTTAGAACGCATTGAAAAAGAGCAAGAAGACCCTAATTTTTGGCAAGACACCTTAAAGGCTAGAGATACTAATAAGGAAAAAGTGCGTTTAACTCGTTTGTTAGAAACCTATCAAAAAACTCAAAATGCTTTAGATGAAAGCCTAGAATTATTTGAACTCGCTCAAAATGACAACGATGAGGCGACCCTATCCTTGCTCTATGAAGAGGCGCATTCTTTAGAGCACAGCGTGCAAAAAGTAGAGATTGAAGTCATGCTTAGTGGTGAAAACGATAATTCAAACGCCATTATTACCATTCAGCCGGGTGCTGGGGGGACTGAGAGTCAAGATTGGGCAAGCATTTTGTATCGCATGTATTTGAGATGGGCGGAAAGAAGGGGTTTTAAAAGCGAGATTTTAGATTATCAAGATGGCGAAGAGGCGGGTATTAAAGGGGTGGCTTTTATCATTAAAGGTGAAAACGCTTATGGCTATTTGAAAAATGAAAGCGGGGTGCATAGGTTGGTTAGAATCTCGCCCTTTGATGCAAATGCCAAACGCCATACAAGTTTTGCGAGCGTGCAAATTAGCCCCGAATTAGATGATGATATTGATATAGAAATTGATGAAAAAGATGTGCGTTATGATTATTATAGAGCTAGTGGGGCAGGCGGTCAGCATGTCAATAAAACAGAGAGTGCAGTAAGAATTACGCATTTTCCAACAGGCATTGTGGTGCAATGTCAAAATGACAGAAGTCAGCACAAGAACAAGGCAAGCGCTTTAAAAATGCTTAAATCTAAACTTTATGAATTAGAATTAGAAAAACAACAAAATAGTGCGAAGAATGAAGAAAAAAGTGAAATTGGCTGGGGACATCAAATTAGAAGTTATGTTCTAGCCCCCTATCAGCAAGTCAAGGACGCTCGCTCAAATGGTGCTTATAGTAATGTAGATGCCATTTTAGATGGCGATATTGATGAAATTTTAGAAGGTGTTTTGATAGCTAAGGCATAA